A genomic window from Triticum urartu cultivar G1812 chromosome 7, Tu2.1, whole genome shotgun sequence includes:
- the LOC125522996 gene encoding uncharacterized protein LOC125522996: MSLRQDADGHSSCAVQSLGHNGPATGNTTIRVGWKRRPRGSRAPDEMAVVVDRVSPLEAAIRGFAGRGTEVVVNPALGTIFDSLVEAYEFYNLYSWEVRFGIRYGKSRQNVNGTKCMQEIVCGCAGKPERENSCDM, encoded by the exons ATGAGTCTGCGACAAGACGCCGACGGTCATTCAAGCTGCGCCGTGCAGTCCTTAGGCCACAACGGTCCGGCTACGGGCAACACCACCATCCGCGTTGGCTGGAAGCGCAG GCCAAGAGGTTCTCGTGCGCCAGACGAGATGGCTGTAGTAGTTGATCGCGTTTCGCCGCTTGAAGCTGCCATTCGAGGATTCGCTGGTAGGGGGACTGAGGTGGTGGTCAACCCGGCGCTTGGCACAATTTTTGATTCGCTGGTAGAGGCGTATGAATTCTACAATCTCTATTCATGGGAGGTGCGGTTTGGGATTCGATACGGCAAAAGCAGGCAAAATGTCAATGGCACCAAATGTATGCAAGAGATTGTGTGTGGCTGCGCT GGCAAACCAGAGAGGGAGAACAGTTGTGACATGTGA
- the LOC125518921 gene encoding transcription termination factor MTERF5, chloroplastic-like codes for MRLKGPLLGAHRGVTKAKTFSLQKIRPKLSHRRRSFPNPLAAGAVAFAMLRLRSCVVAHLLSSPITSHGQTLRRLLSATTAVSPPTGFAVEEYLVDTCGLTRAQAVKASAKLSHLKSPAKPDAVLAFLAGLGLSSADVAALVARDPKFLCAGVEATLSPIVVELTGLGLSRSEIARLVPLAAEHFRCKSVVSKVHYYLHLLGASEKFLRVFKGNHHLLSPSLEKVVKRNVGLLRECTLGACDIGKLAISLPRMLTANVERIRAMVASAQALGVHPGSAMFRKALRSVALVSEEKIATKVDHLKKATRWSDADAGIAVSRWPTVLSLSKETLQRKSDFLVAEVGLEPAYIARRPAMLSYSLEGRLRPRYYVMRFLKENGLLDHDRDYYGMVLFSEKVFAEKFICPHKEAAPHLPEDYAAARRGEMPTNFRFI; via the coding sequence ATGAGGCTCAAAGGCCCACTTCTTGGAGCGCATCGAGGAGTGACAAAGGCCAAAACTTTCTCACTTCAAAAAATAAGGCCAAAACTTTCTCACCGGCGGCGGTCGTTCCCCAATCCCCTCGCCGCCGGCGCCGTCGCCTTCGCCATGCTCCGCCTCCGGAGCTGCGTCGTCGCGCACCTGCTCTCCTCTCCCATCACCTCTCACGGCCAAACTCTCCGCCGACTCCTCTCCGCCACCACCGCCGTTTCCCCACCCACCGGATTCGCCGTCGAGGAGTACCTGGTCGACACCTGCGGCCTCACCCGAGCACAAGCGGTCAAGGCCTCTGCAAAGCTCTCCCACCTCAAGTCCCCCGCCAAGCCCGACGCCGTCCTCGCCTTCCTCGCCGGCCTCGGCCTCTCCAGCGCCGACGTGGCCGCCCTCGTGGCGCGGGATCCCAAGTTCCTCTGCGCCGGCGTGGAGGCGACCCTGTCCCCCATCGTCGTCGAGCTCACGGGCCTCGGGCTGTCGCGCTCCGAGATCGCGCGACTCGTCCCGCTCGCTGCCGAGCACTTCCGCTGCAAGTCCGTCGTATCCAAGGTGCACTACTACCTGCACCTCTTGGGCGCCTCCGAGAAATTCCTCCGAGTATTCAAGGGTAACCACCATCTCCTCTCGCCCAGCCTCGAGAAGGTGGTCAAGCGGAACGTGGGGCTGCTGCGGGAGTGCACGCTAGGTGCTTGTGACATTGGCAAGCTGGCCATCTCTTTGCCAAGGATGCTCACCGCCAACGTGGAACGAATCCGGGCCATGGTCGCCTCTGCTCAAGCTTTAGGCGTGCATCCTGGCTCTGCCATGTTCAGGAAAGCTCTGCGGTCTGTTGCATTAGTTAGTGAGGAGAAGATCGCCACCAAAGTGGATCACTTGAAGAAGGCAACAAGGTGGTCAGATGCCGATGCCGGCATTGCTGTGTCCAGGTGGCCGACTGTGCTGAGTTTGTCCAAGGAAACGCTGCAGCGCAAGTCCGACTTCCTCGTCGCGGAGGTGGGATTGGAACCGGCGTACATTGCTCGTCGGCCAGCGATGCTTAGTTATAGCCTGGAGGGCCGGCTCAGGCCCCGGTACTACGTTATGAGGTTTCTCAAGGAAAATGGATTGCTAGATCATGACAGAGACTACTACGGTATGGTCTTGTTCAGCGAGAAGGTGTTTGCGGAGAAATTCATATGCCCTCACAAGGAAGCTGCGCCGCACCTCCCTGAAGACTATGCTGCTGCTCGCAGAGGGGAAATGCCGACTAATTTCAGATTTATATGA
- the LOC125518923 gene encoding uncharacterized protein LOC125518923, with translation MGAATLTGGLCGARAPGPPATLARPPAIRIPPRALVWHTAALCIPIQTHADRHSFFGSSCSAAAAAPMGLCLSVALWKDKAHARRRAVQHDGAVDVIVRGGGGVSDYGLLAGGGVPEAVAAPRASGALGTPARPIWQRRVLMGVKCRLPKFSGMILYDERGRPVGGGVRDRARDQEKHAAAIDNILRDLHWSSRSPAGSLIPASARSS, from the exons ATGGGAGCGGCAACGCTCACGGGCGGCCTGTGCGGCGCGCGCGCGCCTGGTCCCCCGGCCACGCTCGCTCGCCCGCCTGCCATAAGGATCCCACCCCGCGCACTGGTCTGGCATACTGCCGCACTCTGCATCCCGATCCAGACACACGCAGACAGACATAGCTTTTTTGGCAGCTCCTGCTCGGCTGCTGCGGCTGCTCCCATGGGGCTCTGCCTGTCCGTGGCCCTGTGGAAGGACAAGGCCCACGCCCGCCGCCGGGCCGTGCAGCACGACGGCGCCGTTGACGTGATAgtgcgtggcggcggcggcgtctcTGACTACGGGCTTCTGGCAGGGGGCGGAGTACcggaggcggtggcggcgccgAGGGCTTCGGGCGCGCTGGGCACGCCGGCGCGGCCGATATGGCAGAGGAGGGTGCTGATGGGCGTCAAGTGCCGGCTGCCGAAGTTCAGCGGCATGATCCTGTACGACGAGCGCGGCCGGCCCGTGGGCGGCGGCGTCCGGGACAGAGCCCGTGACCAG GAGAAGCACGCCGCTGCCATTGATAACATCCTGAGGGACCTGCACTGGTCTAGCCGGTCGCCGGCGGGCAGCTTGATTCCGGCGTCGGCCCGGTCCAGTTGA
- the LOC125518922 gene encoding motile sperm domain-containing protein 2-like, producing the protein MAASCSFRTIVRAPPPPRGLAGARRSVRCCSSAAPAGASTSKLVLEVKERLQREHPGLPTGRSGRDDDEMILWFLKDRKFAVDEAVSKLAKAIKWRQDFRLSELSEESVKGLYQTGKAYVHDSFDINGRPVLVVVAAKHFPSKQDPLENEKLCAFLVEKALRKLPMGTDNILGIFDLRGFGVENGDLQFLKFLIDVFYYYYPKRLGEVLFVDAPFVFQPMWQLVKPLLKQYASLVRFCDAETVRKEYFTEETVPPDFRC; encoded by the exons ATGGCCGCATCCTGCTCGTTCCGTACCATCGtccgagctccgccgcctccgcgGGGCCTCGCCGGGGCCAGGAGATCAGTCCGCTGCTGCAGCAGCGCCGCTCCCGCAGGCGCCTCCACATCCAAG CTCGTCCTGGAGGTGAAAGAGAGGCTCCAAAGGGAGCATCCGGGCCTCCCGACGGGCAGGAGCGGCAGGGATGACGACGAGATGATCCTCTGGTTCTTGAAGGACAGGAAGTTCGCCGTCGACGAAGCCGTCTCCAAGCTGGCCAAGGCCATC AAATGGCGTCAGGATTTCCGCTTGTCAGAACTATCAGAAGAATCAGTGAAAGGGTTGTACCAAACTGGCAAGGCATATGTGCATGATTCTTTTGACATCAACGGCAGGCCTGTGCTAGTAGTAGTGGCAGCCAAACATTTCCCTTCT AAACAAGACCCACTTGAAAACGAGAAGCTATGTGCCTTTTTGGTCGAAAAGGCTCTACGTAAACTTCCCATGGGAACAGATAATATACTTGGAATTTTCGATCTTCGAGGCTTCGGTGTAGAAAATGGTGATCTCCAATTCTTAAAGTTTTTG ATTGATGTGTTCTACTATTACTATCCCAAGCGGCTTGGCGAAGTTCTGTTTGTCGATGCACCATTTGTGTTTCAGCCAATGTGGCAGCTCGTTAAGCCTCTGCTGAAACAATACGCCTCCTTG GTGAGATTTTGTGATGCCGAGACCGTGAGAAAGGAGTACTTCACAGAAGAAACCGTGCCTCCCGATTTCCGCTGTTAG